A single region of the Oceanivirga salmonicida genome encodes:
- a CDS encoding endo alpha-1,4 polygalactosaminidase, with the protein MKKIIFSITFIITLISFSNDYGVFIGLDNGKIDKFSKYETIVIDANYFSKKDIDKIHKKTKFVYSYLNIGSIEEFRDYYTDYKDIILKKYVNWNDEYWVDITNKRWKNFIINKYAKSLYKKGIDGFFIDNIDNYHIFKNDKVYFSILEILKGLRKYNIKIMVNGGDTFIKEAIQKNDIKGLVDSINQENVFTKIDFKNKKYLIQDKNETKYYKDYLNLVKNYGISIYLLEYGENNIIKEKIKSYCKKNKCKFYMSKNLELK; encoded by the coding sequence ATGAAAAAAATTATTTTCTCAATAACTTTTATTATAACTTTAATATCATTTAGTAATGATTATGGGGTTTTTATAGGTTTAGATAACGGAAAAATTGATAAATTCTCAAAATATGAAACTATTGTTATAGATGCTAATTATTTTTCAAAAAAAGATATAGATAAAATACACAAGAAAACAAAATTTGTATATTCGTATCTTAATATTGGTTCTATTGAAGAATTTAGAGATTATTATACAGATTATAAAGATATAATTTTAAAAAAATATGTTAATTGGAACGATGAATACTGGGTAGACATTACTAATAAAAGATGGAAAAATTTTATAATCAATAAATATGCTAAAAGTTTATATAAAAAGGGTATTGATGGTTTTTTTATAGATAATATTGATAATTATCATATTTTTAAAAATGATAAGGTTTATTTTAGCATATTAGAAATATTAAAAGGACTTAGAAAATACAATATTAAAATTATGGTTAATGGTGGAGATACATTTATAAAAGAAGCAATTCAAAAAAATGATATTAAAGGGTTAGTTGATAGTATTAATCAAGAAAATGTATTTACAAAAATTGATTTTAAAAATAAAAAATATTTAATACAAGATAAAAATGAAACAAAATACTATAAAGATTACCTAAATTTAGTCAAAAATTATGGAATATCTATATACCTATTAGAATATGGAGAAAATAATATTATTAAAGAAAAAATAAAGTCTTATTGTAAGAAAAATAAATGCAAATTTTATATGTCTAAAAACTTAGAATTAAAATAA
- the rsmG gene encoding 16S rRNA (guanine(527)-N(7))-methyltransferase RsmG: MLNKKLEKYLELLIEKNKVINLTAIRDKEEIIIKHFEDSILLNDLLKETDKNIIDIGTGAGFPGMVLAILNPDKNFLLVDSVTKKVNFLNEVINELNLKNVKTSNLRAEQLIINNREKFDIGLCRGVANLRIILEYEIPFLKVNGRFLVQKLNTNEIAESENALNILNSKIEKVHKFNLPIINDERIVIEIKKYKKTDLKYPRKIGIPKKNPL; encoded by the coding sequence ATGTTGAATAAGAAATTAGAAAAATATTTAGAATTACTTATAGAAAAAAATAAGGTAATAAATTTAACTGCTATAAGAGATAAAGAAGAGATTATAATAAAACATTTTGAAGATTCTATTTTACTTAATGATTTATTAAAAGAAACTGATAAAAATATTATAGATATAGGAACAGGTGCAGGTTTCCCAGGTATGGTACTAGCAATTCTTAATCCTGATAAAAATTTCTTATTAGTAGATTCAGTTACTAAAAAAGTAAATTTTTTAAATGAAGTAATAAATGAATTAAACTTAAAAAATGTAAAAACTTCTAACTTAAGAGCAGAGCAACTTATAATAAACAATAGAGAAAAATTTGATATTGGTTTATGTAGGGGAGTAGCAAATTTAAGGATAATATTAGAATACGAAATACCTTTTTTAAAGGTTAATGGTAGATTTTTAGTTCAAAAATTAAATACAAATGAGATAGCAGAATCTGAAAATGCTCTTAATATACTTAATTCAAAAATTGAAAAAGTACATAAATTTAATTTACCTATTATAAATGATGAAAGAATAGTTATAGAAATTAAAAAATATAAGAAAACAGATTTAAAATATCCAAGGAAAATAGGAATACCTAAGAAAAATCCTTTATAA
- a CDS encoding TrkH family potassium uptake protein yields the protein MKRILKLPPYQLILLSFITIILVGAVLLMLPISTIDGNPRGFLESLFTATSAACVTGLVVNNINTTYNLFGKSIILILIQLGGLGVLTFSSMLILLVSKKMGYYTKKVLSEDLNYNIVTEIPTYLKKVSLVVFGIEFIGAVLLFFQYIREYSIEKAIYYSIFHSVSAFCNAGFSLYRTSLEVFVSNTWVNIVICILIILGGIGFAAILDIYNVKTGIRRRISASTKMAITFSAFLIVTGMILIFLVEFNNSNSLGELGFFSKILASFFQSVTTRTAGFNTIPLDSLKMPTIIVFLFLMFIGASPGSTGGGIKTTTFGIIAIGVLSSITGKEHIEYRKRRISWNIFNKACAIVLISVLYILLTIFLITLFDSDKSFLSLMFELVSAFGTVGLSMGITADLSVYTKIIIIITMFIGRIGPLTIMFALSKKKIKTGKYRYPEETILIG from the coding sequence ATGAAAAGAATTTTAAAATTACCGCCATATCAACTAATTTTATTATCTTTTATAACAATAATTTTAGTGGGAGCAGTATTATTAATGCTTCCTATATCAACTATTGATGGAAATCCTAGGGGATTTTTGGAATCATTATTTACAGCAACATCTGCTGCATGTGTAACAGGATTAGTTGTAAACAATATAAATACAACATATAATTTATTTGGTAAAAGCATTATATTAATCTTAATACAATTAGGTGGTTTAGGGGTATTAACATTTTCATCTATGCTGATATTATTAGTATCTAAAAAGATGGGTTATTATACTAAAAAAGTATTAAGTGAGGATTTAAATTATAATATAGTAACAGAAATACCAACTTATTTAAAGAAAGTTTCTTTGGTGGTGTTTGGTATAGAATTTATTGGAGCAGTATTATTATTCTTTCAATATATTAGAGAATATTCAATAGAAAAAGCAATATATTATTCTATTTTTCATTCTGTATCAGCATTTTGTAATGCAGGATTTTCTTTGTATCGTACAAGTTTAGAAGTATTTGTATCTAATACATGGGTAAATATAGTAATTTGTATTTTAATAATATTAGGTGGAATAGGATTTGCTGCTATATTAGATATATATAATGTAAAAACTGGAATAAGAAGAAGAATATCTGCAAGTACTAAAATGGCAATAACATTTTCAGCTTTTTTAATTGTAACAGGTATGATTTTGATATTTTTAGTTGAGTTTAATAATAGTAATAGTTTAGGAGAATTAGGTTTCTTTTCTAAAATATTAGCTTCTTTTTTCCAAAGTGTAACTACTAGAACAGCAGGGTTTAATACTATACCACTAGATTCACTTAAAATGCCAACAATAATAGTTTTTCTATTTTTAATGTTTATAGGGGCATCGCCTGGATCAACAGGTGGGGGTATAAAAACTACTACTTTTGGAATTATAGCAATAGGGGTTTTAAGTTCAATAACAGGAAAAGAACATATAGAATATAGAAAAAGAAGAATATCATGGAATATATTTAATAAGGCTTGTGCAATAGTCTTAATATCAGTATTATATATACTTTTAACTATATTTTTAATAACATTATTTGATTCTGATAAAAGTTTCTTATCATTAATGTTTGAATTAGTTTCAGCATTTGGGACTGTTGGTCTTAGTATGGGAATAACAGCAGATTTGTCTGTTTATACAAAAATAATAATAATAATAACAATGTTTATAGGTCGTATAGGACCACTTACTATAATGTTTGCATTGTCTAAAAAGAAAATTAAAACAGGAAAATATAGATATCCTGAGGAAACTATATTAATAGGATAG
- a CDS encoding peptidylprolyl isomerase, with protein MALRKLNKYMKIVTITIIIAFAFSALFAGYSSISTYFRNKKEVLLKFEGHKIYKEDYEQELSNLKNQIVTVGKITDIPDEFLAEIALSSIITRESSKVLSENLKVNVSNSDVDAKVKEIEDIHGGRSNVAVLLAQNGSNLTLLKEEIRNSLLMEKTIDKVKQTLKPTDKDLEAIYNRYRYIQFPTSSMDEVTEQLENIYYGQTLELILNSSFEKILLDSKISTSDENIKALFEKIKRKEIEYKELYVLRKDMYKYYFARISRDGKYTPDLEKNVNEEQIKELMRIYDKSSLAKSNGVKSVDNLTPLDTARYEILEYFNMLIDTNNPTEAEMRAWYNIHKSSYDIPNTISGEILGIVFKPSEADLEMAHAKANDLLKTLNAENFDKLAKENSEDPGSAINGGDLGWADISQYVPEFEQILEYDKDSIVGPIKTNFGYHLVYIVDKDEKTKTRVHLKHILIAPKISEETKKKDIVELQEISQKLKDKKLSWVDINEDKTGKYTKFDIKEEFSGVTKSAALPVIGYQREFLENLFNEEIGTVIEKDLENSYVIVKKTEEIPYKSATYEEFKDRVKSEINFEYAEKQIRE; from the coding sequence ATGGCATTAAGAAAATTAAATAAATATATGAAAATAGTTACTATTACTATAATAATTGCATTTGCTTTTTCAGCATTATTTGCAGGTTATAGTTCTATCTCAACATATTTTAGAAATAAAAAAGAAGTGTTATTAAAATTTGAAGGACATAAGATATATAAGGAAGATTATGAACAAGAATTGTCAAATTTAAAAAATCAAATAGTTACTGTTGGAAAAATAACAGATATTCCTGATGAATTCTTAGCTGAAATAGCATTATCGTCTATAATAACAAGAGAAAGTTCAAAAGTATTATCTGAAAATTTAAAAGTTAATGTAAGTAATTCAGATGTTGATGCTAAAGTTAAAGAAATAGAAGATATACATGGTGGAAGAAGTAATGTTGCTGTTTTACTTGCACAAAATGGTTCTAATTTAACTCTTTTAAAAGAAGAAATTAGAAATAGTTTATTGATGGAAAAAACAATAGATAAAGTAAAACAAACACTAAAACCAACTGATAAAGATTTAGAAGCAATATATAATAGATATAGATATATACAATTTCCAACAAGTTCTATGGATGAAGTTACAGAACAACTTGAAAATATATATTATGGTCAAACATTAGAATTAATATTAAATTCTAGTTTTGAAAAGATTTTATTAGATTCAAAAATATCTACTAGTGATGAAAATATAAAAGCATTATTTGAAAAAATAAAGAGAAAAGAAATAGAATATAAAGAACTATACGTATTAAGAAAAGATATGTATAAATATTATTTTGCAAGAATATCAAGAGATGGAAAATATACTCCTGATTTAGAAAAAAATGTTAATGAAGAACAAATAAAAGAATTAATGAGAATATATGATAAATCTAGTTTAGCAAAATCTAATGGAGTAAAATCTGTAGATAATTTAACACCGTTAGATACAGCAAGATATGAAATATTAGAATATTTTAACATGTTAATAGATACAAATAATCCAACTGAAGCAGAAATGAGAGCATGGTACAATATACATAAATCTAGTTATGATATACCTAATACAATTTCTGGAGAAATTTTAGGAATAGTATTTAAACCATCTGAGGCAGATTTAGAAATGGCTCACGCTAAGGCCAATGATTTGTTAAAAACATTGAATGCAGAAAATTTTGATAAATTAGCAAAAGAAAATTCAGAAGATCCTGGTTCAGCAATTAATGGTGGAGATTTAGGTTGGGCAGATATTAGCCAATATGTACCTGAATTTGAACAAATTTTAGAATATGATAAAGATTCTATTGTAGGACCAATAAAAACTAATTTTGGGTATCATTTAGTATATATAGTAGATAAAGATGAGAAAACAAAGACAAGAGTACATTTAAAACATATATTAATAGCTCCAAAAATATCAGAAGAAACTAAGAAAAAAGATATAGTAGAGTTACAAGAAATATCTCAAAAATTAAAAGATAAAAAATTAAGTTGGGTAGATATAAATGAGGATAAGACAGGAAAATATACTAAATTTGATATAAAAGAGGAATTTAGTGGAGTTACTAAGTCTGCAGCATTACCAGTAATAGGGTATCAAAGAGAATTTTTAGAAAATTTATTTAATGAAGAAATAGGAACAGTTATTGAAAAAGATTTAGAGAATTCTTATGTAATCGTTAAAAAAACAGAGGAAATACCTTATAAATCAGCAACATATGAAGAATTTAAGGACAGAGTAAAATCAGAAATTAATTTTGAATATGCAGAAAAACAAATAAGAGAATAA
- the mnmG gene encoding tRNA uridine-5-carboxymethylaminomethyl(34) synthesis enzyme MnmG, which produces MKKYDVIVVGAGHAGIEAALACSRLGHKTAIFTIVLDNIGAMSCNPSIGGPAKSHLVKEIDALGGEMGRNMDKSFVQMRILNTRKGPAVRSLRAQADRKIYANNMKKALENQENLDIIQDMVIEILHENGKVTGIKTQNGLEILTKKLILSTGTFLNGLLYIGDSIIEGGRMGELSAKGLTDSLIEIGFKIRRFKTGTSPRIDGRTINFSILDEQPGEIGVPLKFSNRTTDEEALSREQLSCYLTRTNKNMHDIVLKNLDKAPMYNGTISSTGPRYCPSIEDKIVKFDDKDSHHLFLEPEGFDTNEVYISGLSTSFPASYQKAMVNSIKGMENAQIMRYGYAVEYDIVDSGELDYTLETKKIEGLYLAGQINGTSGYEEAAAQGLIAGINASLSLEGKQPLILHKNSSYIATMIDDIISKELQEPYRMFTARSEYRLVLREDNADLRLSKYGYEIGLLSENDYNLVLDKEKYVSETIKNLEKTNVGVANKVFCDLLEKYGETVKSGVTLKEFLRRPKVTYSDIKEVAKEIGVDYRLDFRPDIEYQIEVSVKYEGYINKANQMLEKNKKMEEWRIPKDFNYKDMKGITREAKQRLMEVKPYTVGQASRIMGVTVSDISVLIMYMDGRLNVE; this is translated from the coding sequence ATGAAAAAATATGATGTAATAGTTGTAGGAGCAGGACATGCAGGTATAGAAGCAGCATTAGCATGTTCAAGATTAGGACATAAAACTGCAATTTTTACAATAGTATTAGATAATATAGGTGCAATGTCTTGTAATCCTTCTATTGGTGGACCTGCTAAGAGTCATTTAGTTAAAGAAATTGACGCTCTTGGTGGAGAAATGGGTAGAAATATGGACAAGAGTTTTGTTCAAATGAGAATACTTAATACTAGAAAAGGACCAGCGGTAAGATCTTTAAGAGCACAAGCAGATAGAAAAATATATGCTAATAATATGAAAAAAGCCTTAGAAAATCAAGAGAACTTAGATATAATACAAGATATGGTAATTGAGATTTTACATGAAAATGGAAAAGTTACAGGAATAAAAACTCAAAATGGTTTAGAAATATTAACTAAAAAATTAATATTATCAACTGGGACATTTTTAAATGGGCTACTGTATATTGGAGATAGTATAATAGAAGGTGGCCGTATGGGTGAGTTAAGTGCTAAGGGTTTAACTGATTCATTAATTGAAATAGGTTTTAAAATAAGAAGATTTAAAACAGGAACTTCTCCTAGAATAGATGGGAGAACTATAAATTTTAGTATATTAGATGAACAACCAGGAGAAATTGGAGTACCTTTAAAGTTTTCTAATAGAACAACCGATGAGGAAGCATTATCAAGAGAGCAATTATCTTGTTATTTAACAAGAACTAATAAAAATATGCATGACATAGTTTTAAAGAATCTTGATAAAGCACCTATGTACAATGGAACTATAAGTTCAACAGGGCCTAGATATTGTCCATCTATTGAAGATAAAATAGTTAAGTTTGATGATAAAGATTCTCATCATTTATTTTTAGAACCAGAAGGTTTTGATACTAATGAAGTATATATAAGTGGTTTATCAACTAGTTTTCCTGCAAGTTATCAAAAGGCTATGGTAAATAGTATTAAAGGTATGGAAAATGCTCAAATAATGAGATACGGTTATGCAGTTGAGTATGATATAGTGGATTCAGGAGAGTTAGATTATACTTTAGAAACTAAAAAAATAGAAGGATTATATTTAGCAGGTCAAATAAATGGTACTAGTGGTTATGAAGAAGCCGCCGCACAAGGCTTAATTGCGGGTATTAACGCTAGTCTTAGCCTTGAAGGGAAGCAACCCTTGATACTGCATAAAAATAGCTCATATATAGCCACTATGATAGATGATATAATATCAAAAGAATTACAAGAACCATATAGAATGTTTACAGCAAGGTCAGAATATAGATTAGTTTTAAGAGAGGATAATGCAGATTTAAGATTATCTAAATACGGCTATGAAATAGGATTATTATCTGAAAATGACTATAATTTGGTTTTAGATAAAGAAAAATATGTAAGTGAAACTATTAAAAATCTTGAAAAAACAAATGTAGGAGTAGCCAATAAAGTATTTTGTGATTTACTTGAAAAATATGGTGAAACTGTTAAAAGTGGTGTAACATTAAAAGAATTTTTAAGAAGACCTAAGGTAACATATAGTGATATTAAAGAAGTTGCAAAAGAAATAGGTGTAGATTATAGGTTAGATTTTAGACCTGATATAGAATACCAAATTGAAGTAAGTGTTAAGTATGAAGGTTATATAAATAAAGCCAATCAAATGTTAGAAAAAAACAAAAAAATGGAAGAATGGAGAATACCAAAAGATTTTAATTACAAAGATATGAAAGGTATTACGAGAGAAGCCAAACAAAGACTTATGGAAGTTAAACCTTATACTGTTGGACAAGCTTCAAGAATAATGGGAGTAACAGTTTCTGATATATCAGTTTTAATAATGTATATGGATGGTAGATTAAATGTTGAATAA
- a CDS encoding Na+/H+ antiporter NhaC family protein, with protein MENKNQEQKYGAIAFLPLFVFLALYIGSGVIFTYLGEEGAFNKFPRHVALLVGIVVALLMNKGMKLDKKIDIFAQNAGNSGVILIGIIYLLAGGFQGAAKAMGGVESVVNLGLTYIPSILLVPGIFIMSCLISTAIGTSMGTIAAMAPIALGVAEAAGLNIPLTAAAVIGGSYFGDNLSMISDTTISAAQGVGSQMKDKFKMNFFIALPAAIIACILYGILGGVAPIEGEHTYHLVRVIPYIVVLIAALAGFNVSGVLLIGIAMTGVIGLLEGTIGFFDWVGAVGNGMSGVFSITIVAILISGLIGLIKYYGGVDWLVSSITKKMQKRKDAEYGIGFLSGILSAALVNNTIAIIISAPIAKEIGQKYNIAPKRLASLIDIFACAFLALTPYDGGMLIITGLVDVSPLSVLKYSFYIFALIITTVITIQFGLLRTKEEKMNL; from the coding sequence ATGGAAAATAAAAATCAAGAACAAAAATATGGAGCAATAGCTTTTTTACCATTATTTGTATTTTTAGCATTATATATTGGTAGTGGTGTGATTTTTACATATTTAGGTGAAGAAGGTGCTTTTAATAAATTTCCAAGACATGTAGCATTATTAGTAGGAATTGTAGTAGCTTTATTAATGAATAAAGGAATGAAATTAGATAAAAAAATAGATATTTTTGCGCAAAATGCAGGTAATTCTGGGGTTATTTTAATAGGAATAATATATTTATTAGCAGGTGGCTTTCAAGGAGCTGCTAAAGCTATGGGTGGGGTAGAATCTGTTGTAAATTTAGGACTTACTTATATACCTAGTATACTTTTAGTTCCTGGAATTTTTATAATGTCTTGTCTTATTTCTACAGCTATAGGGACTTCTATGGGAACTATTGCTGCTATGGCACCAATTGCTTTAGGAGTTGCAGAAGCAGCAGGTTTAAATATTCCTTTAACGGCTGCTGCAGTTATAGGTGGTTCATATTTTGGGGATAATTTATCAATGATTTCAGATACAACAATTTCTGCTGCACAAGGTGTAGGTTCTCAAATGAAAGATAAATTTAAAATGAATTTTTTCATTGCTTTACCAGCAGCCATTATTGCTTGTATTTTATATGGAATTTTAGGTGGGGTTGCTCCAATTGAAGGTGAACATACTTATCATTTAGTTAGAGTTATTCCTTATATTGTAGTTTTAATTGCAGCTCTTGCAGGATTTAATGTTTCAGGAGTATTATTAATAGGAATTGCAATGACAGGAGTTATAGGCTTGCTTGAGGGAACTATTGGTTTCTTTGATTGGGTAGGGGCTGTTGGAAATGGTATGTCTGGTGTGTTTAGTATTACTATTGTTGCTATTTTAATCTCAGGATTAATTGGTTTAATAAAATATTATGGTGGAGTTGATTGGTTGGTAAGTAGCATTACTAAAAAAATGCAAAAGAGAAAAGATGCTGAATATGGAATTGGATTTTTATCTGGAATTTTATCAGCAGCTTTAGTAAATAATACAATAGCCATTATTATTTCTGCACCAATTGCGAAAGAGATTGGACAAAAATATAATATTGCACCTAAGAGATTAGCTAGCCTTATTGATATATTTGCTTGTGCATTTTTAGCATTAACGCCATATGATGGAGGAATGTTAATAATTACAGGTTTAGTTGATGTATCTCCTTTATCTGTTTTAAAATATTCATTCTACATATTTGCATTAATTATTACAACAGTTATTACAATTCAATTTGGTTTATTAAGAACTAAAGAAGAAAAAATGAATTTATAA
- a CDS encoding MalY/PatB family protein, whose amino-acid sequence MKYKFDEKIERIGNHSAKWEEMSKNFGTSDLIPMWIADMEFKTAPEIIKALSSKVEYGIFGYVHRPDSYYESVIKWSEKRFKYKLNKKTLINSPGVVPTLSLLIRLFTKVGENILIQTPVYYPFFATINSNNRKVIQNKLKRDENGYYTIDFADFEKQIVENNIHWFILCSPHNPVGRVWTRDELQKMADICFKYKVRVIADEIWRDLVLPGNQHTPFASLGKEIENLTITCFSASKTFNLAGLQASFVSFPRKDEWNKFDEELGILDIKRNSPFSIVAFETAYSKCEDWLEELLIYLDKNMDFAISYIKEKIPEIKVKKPEGTYLLWLDFSELKYSKKELEKFIKEKAKIALDPGYWFGDNVDYYERMNVACPKSMLEEALKRLEKAIVELRTLKK is encoded by the coding sequence ATGAAGTATAAATTTGATGAAAAAATTGAAAGAATAGGAAATCATTCAGCAAAATGGGAAGAAATGAGTAAAAATTTTGGAACAAGTGATTTAATTCCTATGTGGATTGCTGATATGGAGTTTAAGACGGCTCCTGAAATTATAAAAGCTTTGAGTAGTAAAGTAGAATATGGTATATTTGGTTATGTTCATAGACCAGATTCCTATTATGAATCTGTAATTAAATGGTCTGAGAAAAGATTTAAGTATAAATTAAATAAAAAAACTTTAATTAATAGTCCAGGGGTTGTTCCTACTTTATCTTTATTAATTAGATTATTTACTAAAGTTGGAGAAAATATTTTAATTCAAACACCTGTTTATTATCCTTTTTTTGCAACAATTAATTCTAATAATAGAAAAGTTATTCAAAATAAATTAAAAAGAGATGAGAATGGGTATTATACAATAGATTTTGCTGATTTTGAAAAACAAATTGTTGAAAATAATATTCATTGGTTTATATTATGTAGTCCGCATAATCCTGTTGGTAGAGTTTGGACAAGAGATGAATTACAAAAAATGGCAGATATCTGTTTTAAATATAAAGTAAGAGTTATTGCAGATGAAATTTGGAGAGATTTAGTATTGCCAGGAAATCAACATACACCTTTTGCTTCTTTAGGTAAAGAAATAGAAAATTTGACAATTACTTGTTTTTCTGCGAGTAAAACTTTTAATTTAGCAGGATTACAAGCATCATTTGTAAGTTTTCCTAGAAAAGATGAATGGAATAAATTTGATGAGGAATTAGGTATTTTAGATATTAAAAGAAATAGTCCATTTAGTATAGTAGCATTTGAAACAGCCTATAGTAAATGTGAAGATTGGTTGGAGGAATTGCTTATATATCTTGATAAAAATATGGATTTTGCAATTTCATATATAAAAGAAAAAATACCTGAAATTAAAGTGAAAAAACCAGAAGGAACTTATTTATTGTGGCTAGATTTTAGTGAATTAAAATATTCAAAGAAAGAATTAGAAAAATTTATAAAAGAAAAAGCCAAAATAGCTTTAGATCCAGGATATTGGTTTGGTGATAATGTGGATTATTATGAAAGAATGAATGTGGCTTGTCCAAAATCTATGTTAGAAGAGGCATTAAAAAGATTAGAAAAAGCCATTGTTGAATTAAGAACATTAAAAAAATAA
- a CDS encoding potassium channel family protein, with amino-acid sequence MKNYLVIGLGKFGRTIAKTLYENGNFVLAVDSELESVQQVLDEGIVEDAIAINATDENALKNIAKDSFDAAFVCIGTNVQNSILVTVMLKEMNIPRIICKATTKIQGKVLEKIGATEVVYPEELMGEKIAYSVMHPSVMEYFKFSDEYSIFEVKLVDKFLGKTLLELDLRNKYMANVIAVKNKEGVLNVTPSPDYRFTQDDTLVILGNAKLMGDII; translated from the coding sequence ATGAAAAATTATTTAGTAATAGGACTAGGGAAATTTGGGAGAACTATCGCTAAAACTCTATATGAAAATGGAAATTTTGTTTTAGCAGTAGATTCTGAATTAGAATCAGTTCAACAAGTATTAGATGAAGGAATAGTTGAAGATGCAATAGCAATAAATGCTACTGATGAAAATGCTTTAAAAAATATAGCAAAAGATAGTTTTGATGCTGCTTTCGTTTGTATAGGAACTAATGTTCAAAATAGTATTTTAGTAACAGTAATGTTAAAAGAAATGAATATACCTAGAATAATTTGTAAGGCAACGACTAAAATACAAGGTAAAGTTTTAGAAAAAATAGGAGCAACAGAAGTAGTTTACCCAGAGGAATTAATGGGAGAAAAAATAGCATATTCAGTTATGCATCCATCAGTTATGGAATACTTTAAATTTTCAGATGAATATTCTATTTTTGAAGTAAAATTAGTAGATAAATTTTTAGGAAAAACTTTACTAGAATTAGATTTAAGAAATAAATATATGGCAAATGTTATAGCAGTAAAAAATAAAGAAGGTGTTTTAAATGTAACACCATCACCTGACTATAGATTCACACAAGATGATACATTAGTAATTTTAGGTAATGCTAAATTAATGGGAGATATAATATAA